The genomic window GAATGAAAAATGTAATCAATTCTATAAGAAGGAAAATCTCCGATATACGTATTGCCGATGCCGCTTCCGCTTTCCATAAATGAATCAAGATATTTTTCCGCGAAGGCATGATACGTATAGGAGAAAGGAGTGTCGTTGAAATCACCGCAAATGATGACAGGATATTTGCAGGCGTTGATGTGAGCTAGAATTTTTTCTGTTTGTGTTGCCCGCTTGATGAAGGCGTGTTTGATCCGCCTGAGAATATTTTTTGAAGCAATCTCAATGTCTTCCACATCCAGCGTATCATTATTTTTTTTCAGCGCTTCAATGAATCTGTAGTCAGCATAACCAAAACTGATGGACTGCAAATGCATGTTGTACACACGCACGGTATCTTCACCGATTTTTAAATCAGAAAAAATGCAAATGCTGTTGCTTTTGTATTTAAAAGGAATCTTTCCTTTGAAGAGGATGGGATATTTACTGAAAGTGGCTATGCCCCAATGATCTGTTTTCCTGCGCGTGAGGGTATATTTAACGTGATGGTCTACTGATTGAGTGAGTTCAATCAGCGTGTCCAGCGTTTCAAAATAGCCGCTGTCACCCTGAAAGAATTCCTGCAGGCAGACAATATCAGCCGATTCGTTTTTCAGGAAGGAAAAAATCTTGTTGCGCGTTTCTGTGTTGTGAGTCCAGTTGTATAAATCAAAGTTGCGGACATTGTAAGAAAGAACTTTGATTCCGCCTTTTGTATTTTGATTCCCGCTACCGAAGTGAAATAAGTTTTTCATGTCATTCCAGCCGATGAGGATGGCAATCAATGAAAGCCAGTATAGTTTCTTCCATCGAATAATCCACCAGATGAGAAACAAAACATTTACAATAAGAAGCCATGGATATGCCAGCCCGAAAAAAGCAAACAGCCAGAATGGTTTTGGATTTGCGTAAGGGGCGAAGTAGGAGAGAAGTAAAGAGAGTAGAAAAATGAAATAAGCAATCCGAAAGAAAATGGATAATATGGTTTTTAGTTTTTTCATAAATGATTCAGACGGATTAAGGATGATTCAAACGGATGTATCCGTTTTTATCCGTTTGCATCTGCTAGTTCCGCCCGCTTGCCTTAAACAAAAAATCTTTTTCTTCTTTCGTCAGCGCTTCGTATCCTGATTTCGAAATCTTGTCAAGTATCGCATCAATCTTTGCTTGCTTTGCCCGTTGATTCTGGTTGTAATCTTCATCGCTTGGTTTTCTTCGGTAGCTTACTTTTATTTTTGTTCTTCCCAAGAAAAGAGATTGCATCCAATCTAAAAAAACACTAACAGGTTTTGTAATGTCTCTTCCGCTTTTATATTGAAGTATGAAAAGAACGCCAAACAATGCTCCGCCAATGTGCGCGATTTTTCCTCCTGTGTTTTGTGAAATGTCAAGTACGCTGGTGAGAATGAATGAAACAAGCGCGAGATATTTCAGGCGGACAGGTCCAAAGAACATAAGTTGAATTACGTAATCAGGAAGAAGCACTGCAGTAGCAATCACCACCGACATTACGCCTGCTGAAGCGCCAAGTAAAAATGTGTTGTAAAAATACAAGGGTGCAATCACAGCCATGAGCAGGTATAGAATTCCTCCACTCAATCCTCCCAGCAAATAAACTCCTACCAACCGCTTGCTTCCCAGATACTCTACAAAAATTTTTCCTATCCAGAAAAGCCAGAGCATGTTGAAGAGAATGTGCATCAGTCCTTCGTGCAGAAACATATATGTGAGGCACGTCCACGCGTGCGTGAGAGCAAGAGAAACATTTCCGGGAATTGCCAGCCAGTAAGTAAGTGAAAGCCCGCCTCCATTGAATTTTATCAGCGCGTCAATAATATTGACGATTAAAAAAACAATTACGTTGATGAGGATAATCCTCGTCAGCCCGCTTCCGCTTCGGGAGAAAACATTTTTTATATCATCTGCAAACGACATGGCTCAAAAATTCTTGTTCAAAGTTAATTGATTTATGCGACATTTGTTCCTATGAGTTTACATTTTCAAAAATTCACTCTCGCTAACGGGCTTCGCGTTATTTATCACGAAGACCGTTCCACACCTCTCGTGTGCATGAATATTTTGTATGATGTGGGCGCGCGAGATGAAGATTCCAGCCGCACGGGTTTCGCGCATTTGTTCGAGCATCTGATGTTTGGCGGAAGCGTGAACATTCCCAGTTATGATGAACCATTGCAAAGAGTAGGAGGAGAAAACAACGCTTTTACTTCGAATGACATTACTAATTATTATCTCACCCTTCCCACGGCAAATCTTGAAACGGCTTTCTGGCTGGAGAGCGACCGTATGTTGTCGCTCGCGTTCTCCGAAAAAAGTTTAGAGGTTCAGCGCAATGTGGTGATAGAAGAATTCAAGCAGAGATACCTGAACCAGCCATACGGAGACATCTGGTTGCTCCTTCGCCCGATGGTGTATAAAGTGCATCCGTATTTGTGGGATACGATAGGGAAAGATATTTCTCACATAGCAGAAGCGAAGATGGAAGATGTACGCGCGTTCTTTAAAAAATTTTATTGCCCGAACAATGCCATTATGGTTTTGTCAGGCAATACTTCGCTGGAAGAGGTGAAACGACTTTCTGAAAAATGGTTTGGTGTTATTCCCCGAGGACCTGAAAACAAACGCAACCTGCCTGCGGAACCTGAACAAAAAGAATTCCGTTCGCTCACTGCGGAGCGCGAAGTTCCATTCAATGCGCTTTATCAAACCTACCACATGTGTTCACGCAAGGACAAGGAATATTACACCGTGGATCTGCTTTCTGATATTCTCTCGGATGGAAGTTCTTCGCGCCTGTACAACCAACTCGTGAAGAACAAGAAAATGTTTTCCGAACTCAGCGCCTATGCGGATGACAGTTTTGACAAAGGAATGTTTGTGATAAGCGGAAAGCTTTTGAACGGAGTGAAAATGGAAGATGCCGAAAAAGCAATAGCCGAAGAGTTGGAGAAACTGAAAAAGGAGAAAGTGCAGGAAAAAGAATTGCAGAAGGTGCAGAACAAGGTAGAAGCCACGCTGGAATTTTCCGAGATGAACATCATGAACAAAGCGCTCAACCTTGCTGTATCAGAATTGTTTGGCGATGCCGAACTGGCAAATCACGAAGCCGAAAAATATCTTGCAGTCACCACCGAACAGATTCAGCAGCAGGCAAAACAGATATTCAGAAAGGAGAATTGTTCAACGTTGTATTATCTGGCGAAAAATAATTGATAACCTATGGAAGTAGTAGACCGAAACAAAAGCCCGCAGGTAAATCAGATAAAGAAGATTGACCTTCTCCGCGCTTCAGAGACCAAGCTGAAAAATGGAATCCCCGTTTATCATATCAAAGCCGGCACGCAGGATCTGGTAAAGATTGAATTGCTTTTTCCTGCGGGAATGTGGCATCAGACCTATCCGCTGGTGGGTTCTGCGGCAAGCACCATGCTGAATGAAGGAACTTCCAAACGCAGTGCAAAAGAAATTTCTGAGATGTTGGATTACTATGGAGCGTTTCTGCATACAGAAATCACTCATGACTTTGCGGTAGTGGGAGTTCATTCTCTGAACAAGCATTTGCCTCATGTGTTGTCTGTCATTGAAGAACTGATTTCTGATTCTGTTTTCCCGCAAGATGAATGGGATATTTATTTGCAGAACAAAAGACAATCTTTCATCGTCAATAATAAAAAGGTAAGTTTTGTTTCCCGTAAAAAATTCGCTGAACTTCTCTTTGGCAATGACCACCCTTACGGGCACAATGTAATGGAAGATGATTTCGACAAACTGAAAAAAGAAGATGCCTATAATTTCTATAAGAAAACTTATACTGCAAAAGGTACCATCATAGTAGCTGCCGGAAATGTGACGGATTCCACGCTCAAACTTATTGAGAAATACTTCGGCTGCCTCCCCCAACCCCCTCCATTAGAGGGGGCTTCACGCGTGAAAGTCCTCCCTAATGGGGAGGATTTAGGTGGGGCTTCAGGCGGCTCTTTCCTTGAAGAAAAAAAAGACGCACTTCAATCTGCTATCCGAATCGGCAAAATGCTTTTCACAAAACCGCATCCTGATTATTGCGCCATGCAGGTGGTGAATACTATTTTTGGCGGATACTTTGGTTCAAGATTGATGGCGAACATCCGCGAAGACAAGGGATATACTTACGGAATCGGTTCTGCGGTGGTGTCGTTCAGTCACGCGGGGTATTTCACCATCTCCACCGAAGTAGGAGCGGAAGTAACCAAAGATGCCATCAAAGAAATTTATTTTGAACTCAGCCGGATGCAAACCGAAAAAGTTTCTGAAAGCGAGCTGGCGTTGGTGCGCAATTATATGCTCGGAGCTTTTCTCCGAAGCATTGACGGACCCTTTGCGCTTGCCGACCGTTTCAAAGGCATTTATTTCAGCGGGCTCGACTACGATTATTACAACACCTTCATCGAAACCATCCGCACCATCACTCCTGAAAAAATCATGGAACTTGCCAACAAGTATCTGAAAAAAGAAGAGATGATTGAACTGGTGGTGGGGAAAAAATAAAATAGTCATTAGCAACAGCCAATAACCAGTGACTAATGACCAATGACTAAGAATAACAATGTATTTAATTATTTACGCGCACCCCGATTCAAAAAGTTTCAACTATGCGATGCTGAAGCAGGTGATGAGTACACTTGCGAGAAAAAATATTCCTTACAAAGTCATTGACCTTTACGGAATCAATTACAATCCTGTGCTTTCACTGGAAGAGCTGAAGGGAAAAATTTCTGAGCAGACGATTGAGTTTCAGAAAATGATTAAGAAAGCAACCAATATCATTTTTATTTTTCCTGTGTGGTGGTTTCGCGCACCTGCAATACTGGAAGGTTTCTGCGATAAAGTTTTTACTGTGGGATTTGCTTACCATTATAAACATCTTTTCGGAGTGTACGGAATGCCCATCCGTCATTTGACTGATAAACGCGTAACCGCATTCATCACACATGGCGCACCGGCTTTTCCTGTAAAAACTATTTATGTGAACGCGGTGAAGTATCGTTTCATCCTTGGTTTCCTTAGTTTCTGTTTCAATATTTTCAAATGCAAAATAGTTCAGTTCTGGTCTGTGCCGTTTGTGGGTGAGGAGAAAAGAAAAAATTATTTGAAGAAAATTGTGAGTGTAATCAGTAATTTATAATCTGCTATTTCATATTATTGCATACTAAATTAGTGCAATACAATTTATACAAATATTATTATCAATTTCTAATCTGAGTAACTATGGATTTCCGAACCGAACACGACACGATGGGCGAGGTGAAAGTGCCAGCCGATAAATACTGGGGCGCGCAGACAGAGCGCTCAAGAAATAATTTTAAAATTGGTCCCGAGGCGAGTATGCCAAAAGAAATCATTTATGCGTTTGCGTATCTGAAAAAAGCTGCCGCTCATGCAAACTTTGAATTGAAAGTTCTTTCACAAGAAAAACGAGATTTAATATCCAAAGTGTGCGATGAAATTCTTGCCGGAAAATTGGACGAGCAGTTTCCTCTTGTGATTTGGCAGACGGGAAGCGGCACACAAAGCAACATGAATGCCAACGAAGTGATTGCTTACCGTGCGCATGTTCTTTCTGGAGGAAAACTTACGGATGAGAAAAAAGTTTTGCATCCGAATGATGATGTGAATAAATCTCAATCTTCTAACGACACATATCCGACTGCCATGCACATTGCCGCTTACAAGCAAGTACATGACATCACTCTTCCCGGCATGCAACTTCTGCATGACACGCTGAAGAAAAAATCGGATGAGTTCAAAAATATTGTAAAGACCGGAAGAACTCACTTCATGGATGCCACTCCGCTCACACTCGGGCAGGAATTTTCAGGGTATACACAACAGATGGCAAACAGCATCCGTGCGATTAAATGCGCTCTGGAAATGGTGCGTGAACTTGCACTTGGAGGAACAGCAGTGGGAACGGGAATGAACACACCTAAGGGTTACGATGTTCTGGTTGCAAAAAAAATCGCTGAGTTTACCGGACTTCCTTTTGTTACAGCTCCTAATAAATTTGAAGCACTTGCCGCACACGATGCGATGGTTGAATTGAGTGGCGCATTGAAACGTTCAGCAGTATCATTGATGAAAATCGCAAATGATATTCGCATTCTTTCTTCAGGGCCAAGAAGCGGAATAGGAGAATTAATTATTCCGGATAACGAACCCGGCTCATCCATCATGCCCGGAAAAGTAAATCCCACTCAGCCCGAAGCCATGACAATGGTCTGCGCTCAGGTGATAGGAAATGACGTGGCGGTTTCAATAGGAGGCATGAACGGACATTTTGAACTGAATGTTTTCAAACCTGTTATTGCGGCAAATGTTTTGCAATCAGCTCGCTTGATTGGCGATGCCAGCGTTTCATTTGAAAAAAATTGCGCTGTTGGAATTAAACCTAACATGGAAATCATCAAGAAACATTTGGATAATTCCCTGATGCTTGTTACTGCGCTGAACACGCATATTGGCTATGAGAATGCTGCTAAGATTGCCAAGAAAGCACACAAGGAAAATAAAACATTGAAACAAGCAGCAATTGAGCTCGGATTAGTTAGTGCAGAGCAATTTGACCAGTGGGTAAGGCCTGAAGATATGACGGGAAGCTTAAAGTAATTACTTCGCCTTTACTGGTTTCTCTTTTAATGTTCCTGTAAAAGAATATTCTTTTTTCGTTTTTCCTTTTTTGGAAATTATAGCTGTTCCCTCAATGTCTTTGTCAGTAACTGTTCCCTCCCATTTAATTTCTTCTCCATCAGGACTTTTTCCATCTGACTGAAAACTAATATCCATACTTTCGGAAGAAGAATCTACCGAAACAGTGTACGTTGCTGCAGGGAAATGGTTTTGCGAAGTCATAAACTTTGAATTCAGTTTTTCACTTTTAAAACTTATTTCATCTGTTTCGGTTTTACCTGCTTTCTTGGCAGTTGTTTCGGTCATATCAACAGTATACGTTTTATTCGCCAGAACTTTGTCCTTGGCTTTTTTCTGAGCAAATGCATTTGAATTGAAGGTAAAAAATGCAACCGTCAATGCTGACAGTGATAAAATTGTTGTTTTCATATTTATTGAGATTTTTGTGGCTAATTCATTTTACCCAAAGATAAAAAAAATTACATTTGTGTTCTTCATTAATCATTCACATACATGAAAAAGATTTCCACCCTTACAGTTGCTTGTGCATTAGCTTTTTTTTCAAAAGCAGGAGTGCTCACCGTCAACAACAATTCCAACAGCCCCGGGCAATACACCAGCCTGCAAACGGCAATTGATTCTGCTTCCGCAGGCGATAGTATTTATGTACACGGTTCCGCAACCAGTTATAGCAACGTATCCATAAAAAAACAGTTAACTCTTTTGGGAACAGGTCACAACCCGAATAAAACAAATAATCTTATCTCTGAAATAGGAATCATTCTGCTGGATACAATAAACGGAATTTCTGGAGCGTCCGGCACAAAAATCATCGGATTTAAACTGAACCGTGTTTCGGGTTTTGGAGGTTCAGGAGGAACAAAAAATATTTTCGTGAGTAGAAATTATTTTATCTCGGGTGGCTCAAAAATCATAATTACAGGAAAAGGCTGGACAATTGAAAACAACATCATTAACTCCTCTTCTGTAACCGTCAGCAATAATTCAAACGTCATCATCCGAAACAATATTTTCAATAACGCAAGCATTGTTACATCCAATCAACCTTCTGTGCTTATTGCTAATAATATTTTCTTCGGCACTTCGCCTCTGACCTGCTTCACTACGTTAAGCAACGCGCTCATTGCAAATAATATTTTCAGCGGCTCGTCTCCCAAGGGAGCCAACGTGAACACTAATACATTCAACAATAATATCACCTATCAAACTGCCTACGATACTATTCCTTTCGGAACAAATTCAGGCAGCGGAAATATACTTGCTCAGAATCCTCTGTATACAAATGTCGCTTCTACTTCATTCAGTTATAGCTACGATTTTTCCTTACAGGCGACATCGCCAGGGAAAAATGCCGGCACAGATGGAACTGACCTGGGAATTTATGGTGGTGCCATGCCTTTTGTGGATATGACGGGAAGCCCAGCTATTCCTCAGATGAAATTAGTTTCCATTCTGAATCCTATGATTCCTGCAGGAGACAGTTTGCATGTTATCATTAAAGCTAAGAAACAAAATTAATTTTTAGTGAATCATTTTTCTGCATTGAAAAAAACAGTTTACATATTTCTTTTTACTCTGGGATTCTGGATTCTGAATTCCGGATTTTGTTCTGCTCAAACCATTGATTCTGCCGAATATTTTTTTGATGCAGATCCTGGCACAGGAAATGGAATGTCGATTTCGATTACAGCAGGAGATTCATTAACTGATTCTCTCTATGTAAATACAAATGGTTTAAATTCCGGATTTCATTTCGTTTTCTTCCGGGTGAAGGACACTAATAACGTATGGAGTTTATATGAGGGAGGACTTATTTTTATATACGATACTGCTATGACCGCATCTGCTTCCATTGATTCTTCAGAATATTTTTTTAGTGCCGACCCGGGAGTCAACAATGGAATCACGATCACGATTGCCCCCGGTGACTCAACGCTTGATACGGTTATTGTTCCCACAACAGGACTGTTGCCCGGCTTTCACAATTTATTTGCAAGAGTAATGGATACGAACGCTGTCTGGAGCTTATATGAAGGAACTAATTTTTATTTATATGATACAATTGCTCAATCAGTCCCCGCGTCTTATCCCATTGAGTCAGCAGAATATTTTTATGATACTGACCCCGGAGTAGGAAACGGAATTGCTATAGCAAATTTTTCTCCTGCCGACAGCATTTTTTTAACTGATACTCTTCCCTCTGCACCTCTTACAACTGGGTTTCACAGTTTATTTTTGCGCGTACGCGATACAATGAATGTATGGAGTTTGTATGACTGGCAGTCTTTTGTGATTTGTAATTTCATTCCTGTGCCTGATTTCACTTCCGACACTGTGTGCCTGAATAACCCTACCACTTTTACCGACCTCAGCACGAATCTTGACACTAGCGCAAATTATACATATGGCTGGGATTTTAACAACGATGGAATTACGGATGATACCACAAAAGGAAATACTTCCTATACATTTCTATCAAGCGGCACACAAACTATTTCGCTGATTGTTAATAATTCAAATGGGTGCGTAGATACTGTTATTAAAACAGTTTATGTGGATTCTCTTCCAACAGTAACGCTGAATTTCCCGGTGGATACTTTCTGCCACGATGATTCAATTCTTCTTTCAGGCGGATTACCTGCTGGCGGAATTTATTCAGGAAACGGAGTGTACGGAGGATCATTTTTAGCTGATAGTGTTTCAAACGGAATACATTTTATTGCTTATACCTATTATAACAGCGATTCTTGTTCTATCACTGTGTACGATACGGTTTATGTCAGTCCGTGTTTGGGAATAAATGAATTCTCGGGAGGAAATGTTTCTGTGGTTATCAGTCCAAATCCGTTCACAACAGAAACCATGATTTCGATTCAGGGGTATACATTTAAACACCAGAGTATAAAACTCTATGATATTTTTGGCAGATTGGTTTTACACTCGAAATTCGAAACCCGAAACGTAAAACTTGAAAGAGGAAATCTGATGAGCGGAGTTTATTTCTACAAAATAACTTCTGACGAAAAAATTTTCGCAACTGGCAAACTGATACTGGTTGATTAAACCCCGCACAATCGTCAGTTGACGAACAAAGGGTTAAACAAACCGCTCCCCTTTTTTAGATTTAACATCATTTACAAAATCGCGGATGCGCTGCTCGTCCTGCTTTTTGCAGATGAGAATGATGTCGTCTGATTCCACAATAATATAATCTTTCAGCCCTTCCACCACCACCAATTTATCTTTTGAAATATTCACAATGCAATTTTTACTTCCATACATCATTACATTTTTCCCAACAATTGCATTATCGTCATCATCTTTTTTGATATGGTTATAAAGCGAGCCGTAGGTTCCCAAATCGCTCCAGCCAATAAGCGAAGAACGCACATAAACATTATCAGCTTTTTCCAGAATTCCATAATCAACAGAAATATTTTTGCATTCAGCATATACTTTTTTTATTCCCTCCTCTTCTTTTGAAGAATTATATTTCACAGAAGAAAACACATTTGCCATTTCCGGAAGAAGTTTCTGGTATGCTTTCACAATACTTTTTGCTGACCATACAAAAATTCCGGCATTCCATAAAAAATCTCCGCTCTGCAAAAAAAACTTTGCCATCTCAGCATCAGGCTTCTCCGTAAATGTTTTGACTTTTTTAATTCGTCTGTCCTTTTCTTTTACGGGTGATTCAATGAATTGAATATAGCCATAGCCGGTATCAGGCCGGGTGGGTCGGATGCCAAGCGTAATCAGGCAATCTTCCGATTTGGATTTTCTAAAACAGGATTTTACCGCTTTGGCAAATGTTTGTTCTTTCAGAATAAGATGATCGGAAGGCGCGACAATAAGATTTGCTTTTTTGTTCTGAGAATAAATTTTGTAGGAAGCGTAAGCGATGCAAGGCGCTGTGTTTTTTCTGGCAGGTTCGCAAAGAAGATTTTCAATCTTGAGTTCCGGCAATTGCTCCATCACCAGGCTTTTGTATGCATCGTTCGTCACAATAAAAATATTTTCCTTCGGGCAAATGGAAAGAAATCGGTCAAAGGTGGCTTGCAAAAGAGTTCTGCCGATTCCAAGAATATCTATAAACTGCTTGGGATGCGCGGTGCGGCTCATAGGCCAGAAACGGCTTCCGATTCCGCCAGCCATTATCACGCAGTAATTATTTTTCATTGGCATTTTTCTAAACTAAAAAATGATTCTGAAACAAGTTCAGAATGGCTGTGTCAGTTTATTAAGTGCATTGCGAAGATTCATGATGATGCCGTCCACATCTTCCAGCCTGCAAGTTCCCACAGACAGGCGATACCAGCTTGATTCTTCCGAAGCGCCAAATGCATAGAAAGGAACCAGGGCAACTTTTGCCTCGTCAAGAATATATTTTGTGACATCTTTTGTTGTGGAAAGAATTTTTCCGTCAGAAGTTTTTTGTCCGTGCAAAGAAAACTGGACGGTGAGATAAATTGCCGCTTGAGGAGCAATAGAATCGACCTTAAATCCTTCATTCTTCAAACTCTGAAATCCTTTGTGAAATCCAACCAAGCGGTCATTCACTTTTTTTCTGATATCTGAAAGATAGCCGTCAACGGCTGAATCATTCATCAGGTAACGCGCAGTTGCCATTTGCTCAGGACGCGGAGCCCATGCTCCAATATGTCCGAGCATAGATTTCATTTTATCCACAATTTTTTTCGGACCCATTCCCCACCCTACACGTACTCCTGTTGCAGCAAATGCTTTTGAAATCCCGTCAACAAAAATGGTGTAATCTTTCATTTCCGGTCGGAGCGAAACAGGGTCATAATGTTTTGTATTCCCGAAAGTGAGTGTCCAGTAAATCTGGTCGTACATCAGGTAGAGAGGTTTCTGTCCGTTTTCTCGTCTGGCATTCTCTTCTAAAATCAAATCGCAAATCTCAGCAAGCGTTTCTTTAGAAAAAGTTGTACCCGTTGGGTTCAAGGGTGAGCATAGCGAAATCAATGTTGCATTCTTTATATGCTTTTTAAGATCAACAGCTGAAGGCATGAAATAATTTTCAACCGATGTTTCAATAAGGACAGGTTTTGCAGAGGAAAGATGAACATAGTGATTGTTATTCCATGATGGCACAGGAAAAATTACTGTATCGCCCGGATCAAGAATGGTTTTGTATATGGAATAAATCACAGGGCGTGCTCCACAGGCAATGATAATATTCTCAGGTTTAAAATCAAACCCCTGAAGGCGATTCAGAAAATGGCAGACCGCATTTCGCAATTCAGGAACACCTTCAGCAGGCGGATAATTAGTTTCGCCATTTTCATAAGCAGCAATAATTTCTCTCTTCAATTCTGCAGGAATAGGGAAAATTTTGGGATTAAAATCACCAATTGTCAGGTTATAAATCTTTTCTCCTTTTTTAATTTTATCGTTTACTTCCCAGGCAAGTTTGAGAATCTCAGAGCCGATGATGTTTTCAGCGATATCAGAAATGATAAGTTCCTTTGAAACGGGAGTAGTTGCAACGTTCATAAAGTGTTTTTTATTGATGCTGCTAAAATAGGAATTAATCCCAAACAGAAGTTTATATTTCTCCTATGAAAATCCTGACAGTTCCACTTTACATAACGCGTGAATCAGGTATTCGCGTTTCGTTCGGGTGTGAATGCATTTAAAGCGGGTCCGTCTTTTTTCTCCCTT from Bacteroidota bacterium includes these protein-coding regions:
- a CDS encoding aminotransferase class I/II-fold pyridoxal phosphate-dependent enzyme, which produces MNVATTPVSKELIISDIAENIIGSEILKLAWEVNDKIKKGEKIYNLTIGDFNPKIFPIPAELKREIIAAYENGETNYPPAEGVPELRNAVCHFLNRLQGFDFKPENIIIACGARPVIYSIYKTILDPGDTVIFPVPSWNNNHYVHLSSAKPVLIETSVENYFMPSAVDLKKHIKNATLISLCSPLNPTGTTFSKETLAEICDLILEENARRENGQKPLYLMYDQIYWTLTFGNTKHYDPVSLRPEMKDYTIFVDGISKAFAATGVRVGWGMGPKKIVDKMKSMLGHIGAWAPRPEQMATARYLMNDSAVDGYLSDIRKKVNDRLVGFHKGFQSLKNEGFKVDSIAPQAAIYLTVQFSLHGQKTSDGKILSTTKDVTKYILDEAKVALVPFYAFGASEESSWYRLSVGTCRLEDVDGIIMNLRNALNKLTQPF